The DNA window ctacctttttttccccttttttttttgtttgttgtttttttaaatctatcacTGGGTCACAGGTGTGGAAACTTACACTGCTTAGAGCGATACAAATAGATTTAATAAGCAAACAAGAGGAGGTGCAAATTCCAAGAAGAGAACCACACCTTGTTTGAGACATATTCAAATATGAATTGAGTCTGTATGGAGATcattgtaaagttttttttcttctcctttagCTGGAGGCAGGACATAGACAGACACTCTAAGCCAAAGTCTGATGAGCTGAACACAACCTAGCACtaaaacagcattagctggttGTACAGGCCACAGTGTAAGCCCTGTATGGATTCAACAGAGTACAAATGAAGCTTAAACTATCCCACTTGATGGTTCCCCTCCAGATTTGCTCACCAATGTGGTCTGAAAATATGCCAAGAGAAGGAGAGATACAAAGCAACAAGATGAATGCAATAACAGTCATATCCTCATATGTAAGAGGTCATCACTGGCAATCACTGAGCTTCATTTTTGTATCAatgtaatgaaatattttgagttttcatttgttgtgtttgtccAAAGCAGCCATATCCATCTGATTTTCTCATGCACAgaaagtttattttctttttcagaaatgATATGTGTATCTTATACATAATAATTAAACTGTACATTTTCTAACATGTTGTCTTCTGATTATAAAGATTATAAAATGTGATATAGTTGAGGCTTCACACGGTCTGAAGTCTACATTGAACTAGGCCATTACTGGCTATCTGTGTTTAACAGACAGTGTGCACTTGGCCTGCAGAATGTTTGTGCATGTGGTTGATATTTCTTCTTTGTAATCAGACAATTTGCATAGAAATGGTGGAGACCTCAGTCCTTACGCCAagtttaaaaaattgtttttgacAGACTCAAAAAAAACCACAAGCAAATGTACAGACATCTATATTCTGATTTTTCCTGAGATGTTTTGAGTAAGGTGCAGAGCACTGGTTCCTTTTTACTCAACAAACAGATGTGTGCACTTGAGCTCTGATGGAGGACAGGAAAAGGATTCCTCTGAGTCACCAGTACGACTGTGGGTCACAGACTCAGACTGGAGACAGGAGATGGCGGGGAGAGTTGATATTGCTGTCTAAagtttttatgttgtttgttttttttttttttgctgagagtaattttaaatataagagcTCACAATTCACAGCAGGAATGTATTAGTAGTTTGACTTAAAAAATTTCTGTATCTGACTTTGAGTTGAGAATTAGGAAAGCAAACGTTTTCTGTAAACGGTGCgtttctttccaaaacatccggactctttttttttttttaatgtcagacgtTTAACTTTAGATTTTCAACTTGagctgatttgtttttgtcagaaCTTTTCCTCAAATGTACTTTTTTGTCACGTGGCATTAATGATGTTCCATAGCGTCCCATTTTTCCCTCGGTCTTACCTAACTTTATACAGCCAGACCGGACTGGATTTTGCCATCAGTTTTAACATTctgatgattaaaaaataaatatatgacaGACTGCACAAAACGCAGTGCTTTGGTGCACCCTTGGCTTTTGGCTGTGACTACAAGCTGCGGAATTGACAGAAGGTAATCCCCACCATGTGAGGCCTCGACCCCGGTTTGGAGGCGGGGTGTGATTCATTCAAATCTGCCGGTGCTATAAAAAGAGGGGAAGTTGCAAGTAACTCAACTTCAACCCACAAGATCGTGGCACAACGCAAGACCATCCGGGTTGTCATTTAAGGTGATAATGAATACTcttaaaactattaaaaatgcaATAGTTTGTTTCGTCCTGCTGCCACGTTTTTTGGTGGCAGCTGTCATGTTTTGGCTGCTTGACTTTTTATGCATAAGAAAAAGAGTGTTCTTCAGGATGAAGGAGCAGGAGGGCGATGCCATTGATCCTCCTCTGTGCATATCGGACTCCAATCGTCTCTTCAGCCTCGAGTccctcaaagcagtctggcacGGACACAAGCTGGACTTTCTGAAAGCAGCGCATCTTGGGCAGGTAGCGCCCAACACCGAAGTTGTCCAGCTGGAGGATCAGCGGCGCAGCCGGATCCTCGACTACGCAAAGGAAAAGAGACCGCTTATCCTTAACTTTGGCAGCTGCACCTGACCACCGTTCATGGCACGTCTGAGAGCTTT is part of the Archocentrus centrarchus isolate MPI-CPG fArcCen1 chromosome 22, fArcCen1, whole genome shotgun sequence genome and encodes:
- the dio3a gene encoding iodothyronine deiodinase 3a; this encodes MNTLKTIKNAIVCFVLLPRFLVAAVMFWLLDFLCIRKRVFFRMKEQEGDAIDPPLCISDSNRLFSLESLKAVWHGHKLDFLKAAHLGQVAPNTEVVQLEDQRRSRILDYAKEKRPLILNFGSCTUPPFMARLRAFQEVVQENADIADSVVVYIEEAHPSDGWVSTDAPYQIPKHRCLEDRLNAAQLMHLEVPGCLIVVDSMENSSNAAYGAYFDRLYILQEGKIVYQGGRGPEGYRISELRDWLGRYREGQERSNNLVIHV